A DNA window from Vibrio cidicii contains the following coding sequences:
- the rrtA gene encoding rhombosortase: MLKNDKFGIRWQYTNPLTQTGFFRFTTSGTITGHRVNLFIFLSIISAVCLKLQYPTLSELAEWNKLAIEQGQWWRILTGNFTHTNFAHLAMNLAGLWVICYLFKPRWISVAWLLGLVSLLVGVANLSTSMSSYVGLSGTLHGLFAYYALTEYLHGRKSSGLLVVGVIGKVWWEHTFGASISTSELIAARVAIEAHLFGMLSGLAFALICLIIDKERPV; the protein is encoded by the coding sequence ATGTTGAAGAATGATAAGTTCGGTATCCGCTGGCAGTACACGAATCCACTGACACAGACAGGCTTTTTTCGCTTTACCACATCGGGAACAATAACGGGACATAGAGTGAACCTTTTTATCTTTCTTTCAATTATCAGTGCCGTGTGCCTTAAGCTGCAATATCCCACGTTGAGTGAGCTCGCTGAGTGGAATAAATTGGCCATAGAGCAAGGGCAATGGTGGCGAATCCTAACAGGAAATTTCACTCATACCAACTTTGCCCATCTGGCAATGAATCTCGCGGGGTTGTGGGTCATCTGTTATCTCTTCAAACCGCGTTGGATAAGCGTCGCTTGGCTACTAGGCTTGGTAAGCTTGTTGGTCGGTGTGGCAAACCTCTCGACCTCTATGTCGAGCTATGTCGGTCTTTCAGGCACTTTACACGGACTGTTTGCTTATTATGCCCTGACGGAGTATCTGCATGGGCGAAAGAGCAGTGGGCTATTGGTTGTCGGGGTGATAGGAAAAGTGTGGTGGGAACACACCTTTGGCGCGTCAATTTCGACCAGCGAGCTGATTGCTGCGCGAGTGGCGATTGAAGCCCACCTGTTTGGCATGCTTTCTGGCTTGGCTTTCGCCTTGATATGTTTGATTATCGAT
- a CDS encoding DTW domain-containing protein codes for MSRYCSRCGKAKKACLCQWIRVLPADTELIILQHPSEEHRPLGSARILSLSLANSRCFIGEDFTHHQELNHLLCEEGYQHWLLYPSDKAYPLSDLTQKNAVTGKLRVILLDGTWKKAFKMWQLSSNLHALPCVKLPDNLVGNYVIRKAPSENSLSTLEAGYHLLSLLEPQRDFTPLLTAFHNMIEFQIAQMPPGVFEQNYRKR; via the coding sequence ATGTCCCGTTATTGTTCCCGATGTGGTAAAGCGAAAAAAGCCTGTCTGTGTCAGTGGATTCGTGTACTGCCAGCGGATACCGAACTTATCATTCTTCAACATCCGAGTGAAGAACATCGTCCATTGGGCAGCGCGAGAATTCTCTCGCTTTCACTTGCCAATAGCCGCTGCTTTATCGGAGAGGACTTCACACACCATCAAGAGCTGAACCATCTGCTTTGTGAAGAAGGTTACCAACACTGGCTGCTTTATCCCAGTGACAAGGCGTATCCGCTCAGTGACCTTACGCAGAAAAACGCCGTAACGGGAAAACTCAGGGTGATTTTACTGGATGGAACCTGGAAGAAAGCGTTTAAAATGTGGCAGTTATCGAGCAACTTGCATGCACTGCCTTGCGTCAAGCTGCCAGACAATCTGGTGGGCAATTACGTGATTCGTAAAGCGCCGAGTGAAAACAGTTTATCAACGCTGGAAGCGGGCTATCATCTTTTGTCTCTGCTTGAGCCACAGCGCGATTTCACGCCATTGCTGACGGCATTTCACAATATGATTGAGTTTCAAATTGCGCAAATGCCGCCTGGGGTGTTTGAGCAAAACTATCGTAAACGTTAA
- a CDS encoding anti-phage deoxyguanosine triphosphatase has protein sequence MQVTLSPQWLERHDDEHKIRRDDHRSPYQRDRARILHSAAFRRLQAKTQVHGNSLEDFHRTRLTHSLEAAQLGSGIVAQIKKKQAEFRDLLPTESLIDSLCLAHDIGHPPYGHGGEIALNYMMRDHGGFEGNAQTFRIVTQLEPYTEHFGMNLSRRTLLGLIKYPALISQTHALVQPKAVSHQRQLKASDWMPAKGIYDCDRALFEWVLAPLNTHDQQLLGQMRIAPENPCAHRKTRFKSLDCSIMELADDIAYGVHDLEDAIVLGLVNRGQWQEGAASKLADCGDAWFEQHLSSIGDMLFSGKHHQRKDAIGGMVNALLTSISVQRVEADFASELLAYNAFLEPGMDQALTILKNFVSHYVIQIPQVQIVEYKGQQIIMDLFEAFSADPKRLLPIATRQLWQAAQEESAQMRVIADYISSMTDGHAQRLHQQLFSSHH, from the coding sequence GTGCAAGTAACCCTTAGCCCACAATGGCTGGAACGCCATGATGATGAACATAAGATCCGCAGAGACGATCACCGCAGCCCCTATCAACGTGACCGGGCGCGAATACTGCACTCGGCCGCTTTTCGCCGCCTGCAAGCCAAAACACAAGTGCATGGAAACAGTCTGGAAGATTTTCACCGTACTCGCCTCACTCACTCGCTAGAGGCGGCGCAACTGGGCAGCGGCATTGTCGCGCAAATTAAGAAAAAACAAGCGGAGTTTCGCGATCTGCTGCCAACCGAAAGCTTGATCGACTCGCTCTGCCTTGCTCATGATATCGGCCATCCACCCTATGGGCATGGTGGTGAAATCGCGCTGAACTACATGATGCGCGACCACGGAGGCTTTGAAGGCAACGCGCAGACCTTTCGCATTGTCACCCAACTAGAGCCGTATACCGAACATTTCGGCATGAATTTATCGCGCCGCACTCTATTGGGTTTGATCAAATACCCCGCTCTTATCAGTCAAACTCATGCGCTCGTGCAGCCTAAAGCGGTTTCCCACCAGAGACAACTCAAAGCCAGTGACTGGATGCCAGCAAAAGGTATTTATGATTGTGACCGAGCGCTGTTTGAATGGGTGTTAGCACCACTTAACACCCATGACCAGCAGTTGCTTGGCCAAATGCGCATCGCGCCAGAAAATCCTTGTGCTCATCGTAAAACGCGCTTCAAATCTCTCGACTGTTCGATCATGGAGCTGGCCGATGACATCGCCTACGGTGTGCACGACCTCGAGGACGCCATTGTGTTGGGTTTGGTCAATCGCGGGCAATGGCAAGAGGGCGCGGCCAGTAAACTGGCGGATTGTGGTGATGCTTGGTTTGAACAACATCTTAGTTCGATTGGTGACATGCTGTTTAGCGGTAAACACCATCAGAGAAAAGATGCCATCGGCGGCATGGTCAATGCACTGCTCACCAGCATCAGTGTCCAGCGCGTAGAGGCTGATTTTGCCAGCGAGCTGCTGGCATACAACGCCTTTCTTGAGCCGGGAATGGACCAAGCACTGACCATACTCAAAAACTTCGTTAGCCACTACGTCATTCAGATCCCACAAGTGCAGATTGTCGAATATAAGGGCCAACAGATCATCATGGATCTCTTTGAAGCCTTTAGCGCTGATCCCAAGCGCTTACTGCCAATTGCAACCCGGCAGCTTTGGCAAGCAGCGCAAGAGGAGAGTGCTCAGATGCGGGTGATCGCCGACTACATCTCCTCGATGACCGACGGCCATGCACAGCGTTTGCACCAGCAGCTCTTCTCTTCACACCATTAA
- the yfbR gene encoding 5'-deoxynucleotidase, which produces MKESHFFAHLARMKLIQRWPLMRSVSVENVSEHSLQVAFVAHALALIKNKKFAGNVNPERVALMAMYHDTSEVLTGDLPTPVKYYNPDIAKEYKKIEAAAEKKLLSMLPEEFQDDFRPFLLSEEAPQDEANIVKQADSICAYLKCLEELSAGNHEFALAKKRLDITLAERETPEMVYFLQTFAPSFELSLDEIS; this is translated from the coding sequence ATGAAAGAAAGCCATTTTTTTGCCCATCTCGCCAGAATGAAGTTGATCCAACGCTGGCCGCTCATGCGCTCTGTCTCGGTCGAGAACGTTTCGGAGCATAGCCTGCAAGTGGCGTTTGTCGCTCACGCTTTAGCGTTGATTAAAAACAAGAAATTCGCAGGTAATGTCAACCCAGAACGAGTTGCTCTGATGGCGATGTACCACGACACCAGCGAAGTATTGACTGGGGATTTGCCAACGCCAGTGAAGTACTACAATCCTGACATTGCCAAAGAGTATAAAAAGATCGAAGCAGCGGCGGAAAAAAAGCTTCTGTCGATGCTGCCTGAAGAGTTTCAAGACGATTTTCGCCCTTTCCTACTCTCAGAAGAAGCACCGCAAGACGAAGCCAACATCGTAAAGCAAGCCGACTCGATCTGCGCCTACCTAAAATGTTTAGAAGAGCTCAGTGCTGGCAATCACGAATTTGCCTTGGCTAAGAAACGGCTAGACATCACTTTGGCCGAGCGTGAAACGCCGGAAATGGTCTATTTTCTACAGACCTTTGCCCCCAGTTTCGAATTATCGCTCGACGAAATCAGTTAA
- a CDS encoding isochorismate synthase, translating to MFEVDLSYFHQAIGQLIERVKNAGEDESRLIEPIDTALKFTLIDWLEAQPIFPKFYWHSRDGREQVVALGQLHTFTEPAPAYAILAPGQRVWGGRSFDGLSEKNRRCMSSFFFLPQIELLQQDGKLSLAVNLGAERSRLLASLRKLACDVPLLAPLAAHICHIDHLPSQEQWQSLVDKVLHGIEQNAFKKVVLARKTSVQLDTPLCASQLLKASAQHNHHSFHFMLSLDRKHSFIGSTPERLYLRHDRELHTEALAGTIGRGVNATHDLELANWLAQDAKNLNENQYVVDDIVERLTPHAETVQVEAEPRLVRLRKVQHLKRDIHAHLKEGINGVQLLSALQPTAAVAGLPRQASMQFILDNEPFSRGWYAGSVGYLSHDKAEFCVAIRSALIVDDELQLFAGAGIVPGSIAKHEWAELDKKMSTLLSLIAEYPPLGVAS from the coding sequence ATGTTCGAGGTCGATTTGTCGTATTTTCATCAAGCCATTGGCCAACTGATTGAACGAGTCAAAAATGCTGGAGAGGACGAGAGCCGTCTGATTGAGCCCATCGACACCGCGCTGAAATTCACCTTAATTGATTGGCTTGAAGCGCAGCCTATTTTCCCTAAATTCTATTGGCATTCTCGTGATGGCCGCGAACAGGTGGTGGCGCTTGGCCAACTGCATACGTTTACCGAGCCAGCACCTGCTTACGCAATTTTGGCCCCGGGGCAGCGGGTGTGGGGAGGGCGTTCATTTGATGGACTGAGTGAGAAAAATCGTCGCTGTATGTCCTCATTTTTCTTTTTGCCGCAGATCGAACTACTTCAACAAGATGGCAAGCTTTCCCTTGCGGTCAATTTGGGCGCTGAGCGTTCCCGCCTACTGGCAAGTTTACGCAAGCTGGCGTGCGACGTTCCACTACTGGCGCCGCTGGCTGCGCACATTTGCCACATTGATCATTTGCCAAGTCAGGAGCAGTGGCAGAGTTTGGTAGATAAGGTGCTGCACGGCATTGAGCAAAATGCTTTTAAGAAAGTGGTGCTGGCGCGTAAAACCAGCGTGCAGCTTGATACGCCACTGTGCGCCTCGCAGTTGCTTAAAGCCAGTGCTCAGCACAATCATCACAGTTTTCATTTCATGTTAAGCCTGGATAGAAAACACAGTTTCATCGGCTCAACGCCAGAGCGGCTCTATCTCAGACACGATAGAGAACTGCATACCGAAGCGTTAGCTGGGACGATTGGCCGCGGCGTTAATGCCACGCACGATCTCGAACTGGCCAATTGGCTGGCGCAAGATGCTAAAAACCTCAACGAAAACCAATATGTGGTGGATGACATTGTCGAGCGTTTGACACCACATGCCGAGACGGTGCAAGTGGAAGCGGAGCCGCGTTTAGTGCGTTTGCGCAAAGTGCAGCATTTGAAACGTGATATTCACGCGCACCTTAAAGAAGGGATCAATGGTGTCCAGCTTCTCTCGGCGCTGCAACCGACGGCCGCGGTGGCTGGATTGCCTCGTCAGGCATCGATGCAGTTTATTCTCGACAATGAGCCATTTTCTCGCGGCTGGTATGCCGGTTCGGTCGGCTATTTGAGCCATGATAAAGCGGAGTTTTGTGTCGCCATTCGCAGCGCATTGATTGTCGATGACGAATTACAACTGTTTGCGGGCGCAGGTATTGTCCCCGGTTCGATTGCCAAGCACGAATGGGCCGAGTTGGACAAGAAAATGTCGACCTTATTATCACTCATCGCAGAGTACCCACCGCTGGGTGTTGCCTCATGA
- the menD gene encoding 2-succinyl-5-enolpyruvyl-6-hydroxy-3-cyclohexene-1-carboxylic-acid synthase: MIHDQALLNRVWCQVLLEELCRFGVQQVCVAPGSRSTPLTLEADANPKLHLHTHFDERGLGYLALGLAKASGKPVAIIVTSGTAVANLLPAVAEASLTGEKLVLLTADRPVELVDCGANQAIRQVGIFAPHVCAELDLPSPTTSIGLPWLLTSVDHVMHRQAAAGHAVHINCPFPEPLYSDGDKALYADYLASIALWLRSEQVYSAQSLHLHNTLPIGESWWQKKGLVVIGSLPLADAQAALAFAKQLGWPVLCDVQSGVTSEWAGYDLWLQNPKASAQLAQAELVVQFGSRLVSKRWNQWLPTQISSQCTYWYISPQLERNNPAHLPQRHFVASAQQWQCQALSEWQGDSPHAGWADELKGYSQQSQWVAEKIAKQPIGELSLACQLGQWATSATLFLGNSLFVRLADMVARLDGRAVFTNRGASGIDGLFATAAGVQRAQQQPLLMILGDTSALYDLNSLALFTHNPLPAVLVVVNNDGGAIFDLLPVPAQQRQSLYQMPHGFGFEFAARQFALAYARPQNLAQCGQMIEQHLASGQGTLLVEVKTAPLEAANDVKALCRAVTEL, translated from the coding sequence ATGATACACGACCAAGCGCTATTAAATCGGGTTTGGTGCCAAGTTCTGCTGGAAGAACTGTGCCGTTTTGGTGTGCAACAGGTGTGCGTGGCTCCGGGCTCGCGCTCGACGCCGCTGACCTTAGAAGCCGACGCCAATCCGAAGCTCCATTTGCACACCCATTTTGATGAACGTGGATTGGGCTATTTGGCTCTCGGCTTAGCCAAAGCTAGTGGTAAGCCAGTAGCGATCATTGTCACTTCGGGAACCGCCGTCGCCAATTTGTTGCCAGCAGTAGCAGAAGCGAGCCTAACCGGCGAGAAATTGGTGCTGCTTACGGCCGATCGGCCTGTTGAGCTGGTGGATTGTGGCGCCAACCAGGCGATTCGCCAAGTGGGCATTTTCGCTCCCCATGTTTGCGCCGAGCTGGATTTGCCCAGCCCTACCACCTCGATTGGTTTGCCCTGGCTGCTGACTTCGGTTGATCACGTCATGCACCGTCAAGCGGCCGCCGGGCATGCGGTGCATATCAATTGTCCGTTCCCGGAGCCACTTTATTCTGATGGCGACAAAGCGCTCTACGCTGACTATCTTGCATCGATTGCTTTGTGGTTGCGCAGTGAGCAAGTTTATAGCGCGCAATCACTTCATCTGCACAACACCTTACCCATTGGCGAATCGTGGTGGCAGAAAAAAGGGCTGGTGGTGATTGGCAGTTTGCCTCTGGCTGATGCGCAAGCGGCGTTGGCCTTCGCCAAGCAGCTTGGCTGGCCCGTGCTTTGTGATGTGCAAAGTGGCGTAACCTCTGAGTGGGCGGGGTATGATCTCTGGCTACAAAACCCGAAAGCCTCGGCGCAACTTGCACAGGCGGAGTTGGTGGTTCAGTTTGGCAGCCGTCTGGTGTCAAAGCGCTGGAATCAGTGGCTACCCACGCAGATTTCGAGTCAATGCACCTATTGGTATATCTCTCCTCAGTTGGAGCGAAACAACCCAGCACATCTCCCACAGCGACACTTTGTCGCCAGCGCGCAGCAGTGGCAGTGCCAAGCACTGAGTGAATGGCAAGGAGACTCGCCGCATGCGGGCTGGGCAGACGAGCTCAAAGGGTACTCGCAGCAAAGTCAATGGGTCGCCGAAAAGATTGCCAAGCAGCCAATCGGTGAGCTCTCTCTTGCCTGTCAACTTGGGCAATGGGCAACGAGTGCAACGCTTTTTCTGGGCAACAGTTTATTTGTGCGCTTAGCGGATATGGTGGCTCGGTTAGATGGCAGGGCTGTGTTTACCAATCGCGGCGCGTCGGGTATTGATGGCCTGTTTGCCACCGCAGCGGGTGTGCAGCGCGCGCAGCAACAGCCGCTTCTGATGATTTTGGGTGACACTTCCGCGCTGTATGATCTCAACTCCTTAGCGCTGTTTACCCACAACCCACTTCCGGCGGTGCTGGTGGTGGTTAATAATGATGGCGGGGCGATTTTTGATCTCTTGCCGGTCCCTGCGCAGCAAAGGCAAAGTTTGTATCAAATGCCACACGGCTTTGGTTTTGAGTTCGCAGCCCGTCAGTTTGCTTTGGCCTATGCTCGGCCACAAAACTTGGCGCAATGCGGGCAAATGATTGAGCAGCACTTGGCCTCTGGCCAAGGTACCTTGTTGGTGGAAGTGAAAACCGCACCACTTGAGGCTGCCAACGATGTTAAGGCTCTTTGCCGTGCCGTTACCGAGCTCTAG
- the menB gene encoding 1,4-dihydroxy-2-naphthoyl-CoA synthase, translating to MAKTVGITEEELYAPVSWNDCSAGYEDIHYHKSEDGIAKITIARPQVRNAFRPQTVKEMIQALADARYDSNVGVIILTGLGEDAFCSGGDQKIRGDYGGYKDDSGVHHLNVLDFQRDIRTCPKPVIASVAGWAVGGGHVLHMMCDLTIAADNAQFGQTGPKVGSFDGGWGASYMARIVGQKKAREIWFLCRFYNAQEALDMGLVNTVVPVEELEKETVRWCREVLQHSPMALRCLKAALNADCDGQAGLQELAGNATMMFYMTDEGQEGRNAFNEKRRPDFNKFPRNP from the coding sequence ATGGCTAAAACCGTAGGCATCACCGAAGAAGAACTCTACGCCCCAGTCAGTTGGAACGACTGCAGCGCAGGCTATGAAGATATTCACTATCACAAGTCGGAAGATGGCATTGCTAAAATCACCATCGCACGTCCTCAAGTGCGTAATGCATTTCGCCCGCAAACCGTGAAAGAGATGATCCAAGCGCTTGCAGATGCTCGCTATGACTCTAACGTCGGTGTGATTATTTTGACCGGTCTAGGCGAAGACGCGTTCTGTTCTGGCGGTGACCAAAAGATTCGCGGCGATTACGGCGGCTATAAAGATGACTCCGGTGTCCACCACCTAAATGTACTTGATTTTCAACGTGATATTCGCACGTGTCCGAAACCCGTTATCGCGTCTGTCGCAGGTTGGGCGGTCGGTGGTGGTCACGTTCTCCATATGATGTGTGATTTAACCATCGCGGCTGACAACGCGCAATTTGGCCAAACTGGTCCTAAAGTCGGCTCGTTTGACGGAGGGTGGGGCGCTTCCTACATGGCGCGCATCGTCGGTCAGAAAAAAGCGCGTGAGATTTGGTTCTTGTGCCGTTTCTATAACGCGCAAGAAGCGTTGGATATGGGGCTAGTGAACACTGTTGTCCCTGTTGAAGAATTGGAAAAAGAGACGGTGCGCTGGTGCCGCGAAGTGCTGCAACATAGCCCAATGGCTCTGCGCTGTCTGAAAGCGGCCCTCAACGCCGATTGCGATGGCCAGGCGGGGCTTCAAGAGTTAGCGGGTAACGCCACCATGATGTTCTATATGACGGATGAAGGTCAGGAAGGACGTAACGCTTTTAACGAGAAACGTCGGCCTGATTTCAATAAGTTCCCGCGCAATCCTTAA
- the menE gene encoding o-succinylbenzoate--CoA ligase, translating to MKDTVPAAMPMWRHWAQTTPFSQALKLPACSLTWQQLEQVVDSYAGFLAEQGVTSDEVVTLIGKNRPESVLLCLAAQQLGALVAFVMPAPAKVLTAKLNALYRPEQRRFIYCTAFGDCPEVDAQQDWAQLPRFHPQLLHMVASDTEPMAYHSSRLASVLFTSGSTGAAKAVAHTHEQHFASAQGLLQEFSFTSQDCWLLSLPLYHVAGVAIVYRWLLAGATLKIGQGSLADDILSVTHASLVATQLKRLLDTDTSLSLTHVLLGGSHVEHSLATRAQQQGIETWLGYGMTEAASTVTAKAIDGMSNAGHVLKNRQVKLVDGRVYIAGQTLAQGYYYQGALTPLTDEQGWFDSKDLGEWQDEELLIVGRADNLFISGGENIHCEEIESALCQHAEIAAAIVVPIADAEFGHRPVAVLQSTVLFAKPIYDSHLMGKLEKFKWPVAYYLLPASLQCGAIKPARHEIKQWLAQTLAEGHLAN from the coding sequence ATGAAGGATACAGTGCCTGCGGCAATGCCGATGTGGCGCCATTGGGCGCAAACGACCCCCTTTTCGCAGGCGCTGAAGCTGCCTGCTTGCTCGCTTACTTGGCAGCAATTAGAGCAAGTGGTCGATAGCTACGCCGGATTTTTAGCAGAACAAGGCGTTACAAGCGATGAGGTGGTGACGCTGATTGGCAAAAATCGTCCGGAAAGTGTCTTGCTCTGTTTAGCCGCGCAGCAGTTAGGCGCTTTGGTGGCGTTTGTTATGCCCGCTCCCGCGAAGGTGCTGACAGCAAAACTTAACGCTCTTTATCGTCCTGAGCAGCGCCGTTTTATCTATTGCACCGCTTTTGGCGATTGCCCAGAGGTCGACGCTCAGCAAGATTGGGCTCAGTTGCCACGCTTTCATCCGCAACTGCTGCACATGGTTGCATCAGACACAGAGCCGATGGCGTATCATTCTTCTCGCTTGGCAAGCGTGCTTTTTACCTCGGGTTCAACTGGCGCGGCCAAAGCGGTAGCGCACACCCATGAGCAGCACTTTGCTTCTGCACAGGGGTTACTGCAGGAGTTTTCCTTTACCTCGCAAGATTGCTGGCTGCTTTCTCTGCCGCTCTACCACGTTGCTGGCGTCGCCATTGTTTATCGTTGGTTGCTGGCGGGCGCGACGCTAAAAATCGGCCAGGGCTCACTTGCTGACGACATCTTGTCCGTTACACACGCCTCTCTGGTGGCAACGCAGCTCAAGCGTTTGCTGGATACCGATACCAGTCTATCGCTCACGCATGTCCTTCTGGGGGGCAGTCATGTTGAGCATTCGCTTGCAACCCGAGCGCAGCAGCAGGGAATCGAAACTTGGCTCGGCTATGGCATGACTGAAGCGGCTTCAACCGTTACGGCCAAGGCAATCGATGGTATGAGCAATGCTGGGCATGTGCTGAAAAATCGCCAAGTGAAATTGGTGGATGGACGGGTTTATATTGCCGGACAAACCTTGGCGCAAGGCTACTACTATCAAGGTGCATTAACGCCTCTTACCGATGAACAAGGCTGGTTTGACAGCAAAGATCTTGGTGAATGGCAGGATGAGGAGCTGCTGATCGTCGGCCGAGCGGACAACTTGTTTATCTCCGGCGGAGAAAACATTCATTGCGAAGAAATTGAAAGTGCATTGTGTCAGCACGCTGAGATCGCAGCCGCGATCGTGGTACCGATTGCTGACGCCGAGTTTGGTCATCGCCCTGTCGCGGTGTTGCAATCCACGGTGCTCTTCGCCAAGCCCATTTACGACTCGCACTTGATGGGTAAGCTGGAAAAATTCAAGTGGCCAGTCGCCTACTATCTCTTGCCCGCCTCACTGCAATGTGGCGCGATTAAACCCGCGCGCCATGAAATCAAACAGTGGCTGGCGCAAACGCTCGCAGAGGGCCATTTGGCGAATTAG
- a CDS encoding putative sulfate exporter family transporter has protein sequence MKTKLFLFGLALLCCLTPFVSSPMALVIGFLLATTGLVPSHLPISSYTKKLLAYSIIGLGFGIHFEQALAVTSAGIGLIVVTIFGTLGLGWLLAKTIKLESTTAYLISAGTAICGGSAIAAVAPAIKAKDDQIALALATVFVLNSLALFLFPVIGHALDLDQQTFGTWAAIAIHDTSSVVGAAAAYGEQALTTATTLKLARALWIVPIALLSAWLFHRKGDGKAKQIAIPYFILWYCVAIGVSDALPQFDWIYQGIFAIAKQALVVCLFLIGCSISVEKLKSAGAKPLLFGVSLWVLISVTSLGWLLLN, from the coding sequence TTGAAAACAAAATTGTTTCTCTTTGGCCTCGCGCTACTTTGCTGCCTTACGCCGTTTGTCTCTTCACCGATGGCACTAGTGATCGGTTTTCTCCTCGCGACAACTGGCTTAGTACCCTCCCATTTGCCAATCTCGAGTTACACCAAAAAGCTCCTTGCCTACTCTATTATCGGTCTTGGTTTCGGCATTCATTTCGAGCAGGCTTTGGCCGTCACTTCCGCTGGTATCGGGTTAATTGTTGTCACCATTTTTGGCACGCTGGGTTTAGGTTGGTTACTCGCGAAAACCATCAAACTAGAAAGCACCACCGCTTACTTAATTTCGGCAGGCACGGCCATTTGCGGTGGCAGCGCTATTGCTGCCGTAGCTCCTGCGATTAAAGCGAAAGACGATCAGATCGCGCTCGCCCTTGCGACTGTCTTTGTGCTCAATTCTCTGGCGCTGTTTCTGTTTCCAGTGATTGGTCACGCGCTGGATTTAGATCAACAGACGTTTGGCACTTGGGCGGCGATTGCCATTCACGACACCTCTTCCGTCGTCGGTGCTGCGGCGGCTTATGGAGAGCAAGCACTCACCACGGCAACAACGTTAAAATTAGCGAGAGCGCTCTGGATAGTGCCGATTGCGCTTCTCAGTGCTTGGCTGTTTCATCGCAAAGGTGATGGCAAAGCAAAGCAGATTGCCATCCCCTATTTTATCTTGTGGTACTGTGTGGCAATTGGCGTTAGCGATGCGCTGCCGCAATTTGACTGGATCTACCAAGGCATCTTTGCCATAGCGAAACAGGCCTTGGTTGTGTGTCTGTTCTTGATCGGGTGCAGTATTTCCGTGGAAAAACTCAAGAGCGCGGGTGCCAAGCCACTGCTGTTTGGTGTGAGTTTGTGGGTGTTAATTTCTGTGACATCGCTCGGCTGGCTACTTTTGAATTAG